One segment of Rhodopirellula baltica SH 1 DNA contains the following:
- the leuC gene encoding 3-isopropylmalate dehydratase large subunit, whose amino-acid sequence MSDASSTAPSQAGATSQSTGSRTLLDKIWDQHLVHAPESGPAIIYIDLHLVHEVTSPQAFEGLRINNRPVRRPERTIATPDHNVPTSDRSLPIADPISRKQIETLRENCKEFGVQLFDIDDVRQGIVHVIGPENGYTQPGMTIVCGDSHTATHGAFGSLAFGIGTSEVEHVLATQTLLQFKPKTFELRVDGELARGVTAKDMILYLIGQIGTAGGTGYVLEFTGDAVRNLTMEERMTVCNMSIEAGARAGMIAPDQTTFDYLRGRPECPADFDAAVEAWKKLPSDPGATYDRSNLYKGSDIRPQVTWGTNPGQVCSVDSVVPSPGDSTDVNVQKSTASALQYMDLKAGTPITEIEINRVFIGSCTNARIEDLRAAAAVIKGHHCSDKVNAMIVPGSGKVKLQAEEEGLHKVFTDAGFDWREAGCSMCLAMNPDKLAPGERCASTSNRNFEGRQGKGGRTHLVSPAMAAAAAIKGHFVDIRDWDYR is encoded by the coding sequence ATGTCTGACGCTTCTTCGACCGCTCCCAGCCAAGCGGGAGCCACTTCTCAATCCACCGGCAGCCGAACGTTGCTGGACAAAATTTGGGACCAGCATCTGGTTCACGCCCCCGAGTCTGGGCCCGCGATCATCTACATTGATCTGCACCTGGTCCATGAAGTGACCAGCCCCCAGGCGTTCGAGGGATTGCGGATCAACAACCGCCCCGTTCGTCGTCCTGAACGCACCATCGCGACCCCCGATCACAACGTTCCAACGTCCGATCGCAGTTTGCCGATCGCTGATCCGATCAGTCGCAAACAGATCGAAACGCTGCGTGAGAACTGCAAGGAGTTCGGTGTTCAGCTGTTCGACATCGATGACGTGCGTCAGGGAATCGTGCACGTGATCGGCCCCGAAAACGGTTACACCCAACCGGGAATGACCATCGTTTGTGGCGACTCCCACACCGCGACGCACGGTGCTTTTGGTTCGCTGGCGTTTGGCATCGGGACCAGCGAAGTTGAGCACGTCTTGGCGACGCAAACGCTTCTGCAGTTCAAACCGAAAACGTTTGAACTTCGCGTCGATGGCGAACTGGCCCGCGGAGTGACCGCGAAGGACATGATCCTGTATCTGATTGGCCAAATCGGAACCGCAGGTGGAACTGGCTACGTTCTCGAGTTCACCGGAGACGCCGTTCGCAACCTGACGATGGAAGAGCGAATGACGGTCTGCAATATGTCGATCGAAGCTGGTGCTCGTGCCGGAATGATCGCGCCCGATCAAACGACGTTCGACTACTTGCGAGGTCGTCCAGAATGCCCCGCCGATTTTGATGCCGCGGTGGAAGCCTGGAAGAAACTGCCATCCGACCCCGGTGCGACTTACGACCGAAGCAACCTCTACAAGGGCTCGGACATCCGACCTCAGGTGACTTGGGGAACCAACCCCGGTCAGGTGTGCAGCGTCGATTCGGTGGTGCCATCACCGGGCGACAGCACGGACGTCAACGTGCAAAAGTCGACCGCTTCGGCGCTTCAGTACATGGACCTGAAGGCCGGCACTCCGATCACCGAGATCGAAATCAATCGAGTGTTCATAGGTTCTTGCACCAACGCCCGCATCGAAGATTTGCGAGCAGCGGCGGCTGTGATCAAAGGGCATCACTGCAGCGACAAAGTCAATGCGATGATCGTGCCCGGTAGTGGCAAGGTGAAGTTGCAAGCCGAGGAAGAAGGTTTACACAAAGTCTTCACCGACGCTGGGTTTGATTGGCGAGAAGCCGGTTGCAGCATGTGTTTGGCGATGAACCCCGACAAACTGGCTCCGGGCGAACGTTGTGCCAGCACTAGCAATCGCAACTTCGAAGGTCGCCAAGGTAAAGGTGGCCGAACACACTTGGTCAGCCCCGCGATGGCTGCAGCAGCCGCGATCAAAGGTCACTTCGTCGATATTCGCGATTGGGATTATCGCTGA
- the leuD gene encoding 3-isopropylmalate dehydratase small subunit, which translates to MQNFTVHQGVVATLDRANVDTDQIIPKQFLKRIERTGFGQFLFFDWRFLEDGETENPDFELNRINVKGASILLTRQNFGSGSSREHAVWALDDYGFRAVIAPSFADIFFNNCFKNGVLPIALSEEDVEELFQRAEKGNPYQLTVDLENQVITDGQGFERSFEVDASRRHNMLHGLDDIAQTLLHEDKITAFEEARG; encoded by the coding sequence ATGCAAAACTTCACCGTACACCAAGGCGTTGTGGCAACGCTGGATCGTGCCAACGTTGACACGGATCAGATCATCCCCAAGCAATTCCTGAAACGCATTGAACGAACCGGCTTCGGCCAGTTCTTGTTCTTTGATTGGCGTTTCTTGGAAGACGGCGAGACCGAGAACCCTGACTTTGAGCTCAACCGAATCAACGTCAAAGGGGCGTCGATCTTGCTCACGCGTCAAAACTTCGGTAGCGGCAGCAGTCGCGAACACGCCGTTTGGGCGCTCGACGATTATGGCTTTCGTGCTGTGATCGCTCCTTCGTTCGCGGACATCTTTTTCAACAACTGCTTCAAGAACGGCGTTCTGCCAATCGCGTTGTCTGAAGAAGACGTCGAAGAATTGTTTCAACGAGCTGAGAAGGGAAACCCTTACCAGTTGACCGTCGATTTGGAAAACCAGGTCATCACAGACGGCCAGGGCTTTGAGCGTTCGTTCGAAGTGGATGCCAGTCGCCGTCACAACATGCTGCACGGTCTCGATGACATCGCACAAACTTTGTTGCACGAAGACAAAATCACGGCTTTTGAAGAAGCCCGTGGTTAG
- a CDS encoding sensor histidine kinase, producing MPQSSKSRPTADRSQRSTRRPQCRVPASGIDSPADPLGAAVRLLSETAHDLKSPLAGIAATMEVIRDGILGDVTPSQAEFLQAAMTQCEYIDSLIGELSRAERLRSGTPRVRRVATKRTAIRDAVDLSTRSLLSNKQIDLHWDGAEPNSIDTLVDSTILSRLLTNLIINAERASKSGSPILIRVEDDLNRGVAVWSVIDRGRGISPQRLQQLSGTQRIASDLGGEGLGLLISRQMASLHYSTLTLRSRLGSGTDAVFETPLATPAGIATTFARFRAERRGTRSRPQTIQQWKSDESKAFERELRGGNRVRIESMANSSSWHEIQLQSDDIRPVRADRLALGRVTADVECTMEMADRFDETLQYNLSPFELAYRTSRRSWVCALDADHHSMPTRMQQIEMISRRVTPAMQLQWSEPSIVPVQERSLQCLLIDAMTTRSLAEAAGTIPDVDSVRLGTPEISFSPVASARLDEELRRMSERMKSQSDRLRSQSAALRPRV from the coding sequence ATGCCCCAATCCAGCAAATCACGCCCGACTGCCGACCGGTCCCAGCGATCCACTCGTCGTCCTCAGTGCAGAGTTCCCGCAAGCGGGATAGATTCGCCTGCCGACCCACTTGGTGCCGCGGTCCGATTGCTAAGCGAAACGGCACACGATTTAAAATCCCCCTTGGCTGGCATCGCTGCCACGATGGAAGTCATTCGCGACGGCATCCTTGGCGACGTGACACCGTCTCAGGCGGAGTTCCTGCAAGCCGCCATGACTCAGTGCGAATACATCGATTCGTTGATTGGCGAATTGTCTCGAGCCGAACGTCTGCGATCCGGCACACCTCGCGTCCGTCGCGTTGCCACCAAGCGAACCGCCATTCGCGATGCAGTGGATTTGTCCACGCGCTCGCTGCTCAGCAACAAACAAATTGATCTGCACTGGGACGGTGCCGAGCCGAACTCAATCGACACATTGGTCGACTCAACGATCCTTTCGCGTCTGCTGACCAACCTGATCATCAATGCGGAACGCGCCAGCAAGTCTGGATCGCCGATCCTGATTCGAGTGGAAGACGATCTGAATCGCGGAGTCGCGGTCTGGTCAGTGATTGATCGCGGTCGAGGGATCTCGCCGCAACGATTGCAACAACTCAGCGGTACGCAGAGGATCGCGTCGGATCTGGGCGGCGAAGGTCTTGGATTGCTGATCTCGCGACAAATGGCATCGCTTCATTACTCCACGCTGACCTTGCGAAGCCGACTGGGAAGCGGAACCGACGCAGTGTTTGAAACGCCGCTGGCCACCCCGGCGGGAATCGCCACCACGTTCGCTCGCTTCCGAGCTGAAAGGCGAGGAACTCGTTCGCGCCCACAAACCATTCAACAATGGAAGTCCGACGAATCCAAAGCGTTCGAACGGGAACTGCGTGGCGGCAATCGCGTACGCATCGAAAGCATGGCAAACTCTTCCTCGTGGCACGAGATCCAATTGCAATCCGACGACATCCGTCCCGTCCGTGCCGATCGCCTGGCACTGGGACGAGTGACCGCGGATGTCGAGTGCACGATGGAGATGGCTGATCGTTTCGACGAAACGCTGCAGTACAACCTCAGCCCGTTTGAGTTGGCCTACCGAACCTCTCGAAGGAGCTGGGTTTGCGCACTGGATGCTGACCACCACAGCATGCCGACTCGGATGCAGCAAATCGAGATGATTTCGCGACGTGTCACCCCGGCGATGCAATTGCAATGGAGCGAACCGTCGATCGTGCCGGTCCAAGAACGCAGCCTTCAGTGTTTGTTAATCGACGCAATGACGACCCGCTCACTCGCCGAAGCCGCCGGAACCATCCCCGATGTCGACTCCGTTCGCTTGGGAACCCCCGAAATCTCGTTTTCGCCCGTCGCATCCGCTCGACTCGACGAAGAACTTCGCCGAATGAGCGAGAGAATGAAGTCGCAATCCGATCGACTTCGAAGCCAATCCGCCGCTCTTCGCCCTCGGGTTTGA
- the glmS gene encoding glutamine--fructose-6-phosphate transaminase (isomerizing), which yields MCGIVGYVGADQAAEFLIDGLRRLEYRGYDSAGVAIHGGSDIAITRSVGRIQALADRLGTPTEGTLGLGHTRWATHGPATEENAHPHIGGTGEVVLAHNGVIENFQVLKDELIAKGYQFKSATDSEVIAHLVAEGLKSTPADPTQPNMRYVTAVQWAIAQLRGTYGLAVAFREKPGLLIAARFGSPLVLGVGRGEYFVASDASPIAGRTDRIVYLADHQIAVLTADGFTVLHRDSGKVRVNIQPLAEDTGEVSMNGYEHYMLKEIHEQPDSLRNAMRGRLNDEDATAVFGGLNLTPQQLRGVERIILTGCGTSWHSALVGEYMIEEFARIPVCVEYASELRYRNPPIENNTLVFGITQSGETADTLAALNETKRKGHRTLALCNVVGSSIAQAADGGIYLHAGPEIGVASTKAYSSQCCVLAMLSLYFGRMRHMSFESGGRIIEELRRLPAAVEQALTCDSEVRRIASKYAEASNVLYLGRRYNFPTALEGALKLKEISYIHAEGYPAAEMKHGPIALVDKHTPSVFIMPRGTTYDKVMSNMEEVKARGGPVIAVASHEEAQIRRIADEVIMIPEVPEFLQPIVSAIPLQLLSYHIAVLRGCDVDKPRNLAKSVTVE from the coding sequence ATGTGTGGAATTGTTGGATACGTCGGTGCGGACCAAGCAGCTGAGTTCCTGATCGATGGACTTCGGCGGTTGGAATACCGGGGCTACGACAGTGCGGGGGTCGCCATTCACGGCGGCAGCGACATCGCAATCACACGATCGGTCGGTCGGATTCAGGCGTTGGCCGATCGTTTGGGGACGCCAACAGAAGGCACCTTGGGGCTGGGTCACACTCGATGGGCCACGCACGGTCCAGCCACCGAAGAGAACGCTCACCCGCACATCGGCGGAACAGGCGAAGTTGTGTTGGCCCACAATGGTGTCATCGAGAACTTTCAGGTTCTGAAAGATGAGTTGATCGCGAAGGGTTACCAATTCAAATCGGCGACCGATAGCGAAGTGATTGCACACTTGGTCGCGGAAGGCTTGAAGAGCACCCCGGCCGATCCGACTCAGCCGAACATGCGATACGTCACCGCGGTGCAGTGGGCGATCGCTCAGCTTCGCGGCACCTATGGTTTGGCCGTCGCTTTTCGCGAGAAACCTGGGTTGTTGATCGCGGCTCGGTTCGGCAGCCCGTTGGTATTGGGCGTTGGTCGTGGCGAGTATTTCGTAGCCAGTGATGCATCGCCGATTGCCGGCCGAACGGACCGCATCGTTTATCTCGCAGATCATCAGATCGCAGTGTTGACCGCGGATGGATTCACGGTGCTTCATCGCGATAGCGGCAAGGTGCGAGTGAACATTCAGCCGTTGGCTGAGGACACCGGCGAAGTCAGCATGAATGGCTATGAGCATTACATGCTCAAAGAAATTCACGAACAACCTGATTCGCTTCGCAATGCGATGCGGGGCCGTTTGAACGACGAAGATGCGACGGCGGTCTTTGGTGGTTTGAACCTGACGCCTCAGCAACTACGGGGCGTTGAGCGGATCATCTTGACCGGTTGCGGAACCAGTTGGCACTCGGCTCTGGTCGGCGAATACATGATCGAAGAGTTCGCGAGAATTCCCGTTTGCGTGGAATACGCCAGCGAGCTTCGGTACCGGAACCCGCCGATCGAGAACAACACTTTGGTTTTTGGGATCACACAAAGCGGCGAGACGGCTGACACGCTCGCGGCACTCAATGAGACCAAACGCAAGGGGCATCGAACGCTGGCGCTTTGCAACGTGGTTGGCAGTTCGATCGCCCAGGCTGCGGACGGCGGAATCTACCTGCATGCCGGGCCGGAGATTGGCGTGGCCAGCACCAAGGCTTATTCCAGCCAGTGCTGTGTGCTTGCAATGTTGTCGCTTTACTTTGGCCGCATGCGGCACATGAGTTTCGAATCAGGCGGCCGAATCATCGAAGAGCTGCGACGTTTGCCAGCGGCGGTCGAGCAAGCATTGACGTGCGATTCTGAAGTTCGCCGGATCGCATCGAAGTACGCGGAAGCTTCCAATGTTTTGTATCTCGGGCGTCGCTACAACTTCCCGACGGCCCTCGAGGGGGCTCTGAAGCTAAAAGAAATCAGCTATATCCACGCCGAAGGCTACCCGGCGGCGGAGATGAAGCACGGCCCGATTGCGCTGGTGGACAAGCACACCCCCAGTGTTTTCATCATGCCACGCGGAACGACCTACGACAAAGTCATGTCGAACATGGAAGAGGTCAAGGCTCGCGGAGGCCCCGTGATTGCCGTCGCCAGCCACGAAGAGGCTCAGATTCGCCGGATCGCCGACGAGGTCATCATGATTCCGGAAGTCCCTGAATTTTTGCAGCCAATTGTCTCGGCCATTCCCCTTCAGTTGCTGTCCTACCATATTGCCGTTTTGAGGGGTTGTGACGTTGATAAGCCCCGTAACTTGGCGAAAAGTGTGACGGTTGAGTAA
- the pyrF gene encoding orotidine-5'-phosphate decarboxylase produces the protein MTFATQLNAAILRTGSVTCVGLDPRLEQLPKPLRDSVSEKRKDSVAAAYTQFCCEIIDAVAGLVPCVKPQAAFFEQLGPAGMVSLGEVISHANQAGLIVITDGKRNDIGSTATAYADAYLGSAEPDRSPWGSDALTVSPYLGRDSLEPFVEVCDRRAAGIFVLVKTSNPGGGYLQDLSVDGKTIYQSVAELVTELNKSRLDADGYGPVGAVVGATYPEQLVELRKAMPHSILLVPGFGAQGGSADDVRAAMDANGAGAVVNSSRHIVFAHKREEFSVAADESNWQDAVRAATIQMNEQLKG, from the coding sequence ATGACATTTGCCACGCAGCTCAATGCGGCAATCTTGCGGACCGGATCGGTGACTTGCGTGGGTTTGGACCCGCGATTGGAGCAGTTGCCCAAGCCGCTTCGGGACAGTGTTTCGGAGAAACGGAAGGATTCCGTTGCGGCCGCTTACACGCAATTTTGCTGTGAGATCATTGACGCGGTCGCGGGTTTGGTGCCCTGCGTGAAGCCCCAAGCCGCTTTTTTTGAGCAACTCGGCCCAGCCGGGATGGTTTCGCTGGGCGAAGTCATTTCTCATGCGAATCAAGCCGGATTGATCGTCATCACCGATGGCAAGCGGAACGATATTGGCAGTACCGCGACGGCTTATGCGGACGCTTATTTGGGAAGTGCTGAACCCGATCGATCGCCCTGGGGAAGTGACGCGTTGACGGTCAGTCCCTATTTGGGGCGAGACAGCCTGGAGCCCTTCGTGGAGGTTTGTGACCGACGGGCGGCGGGCATCTTTGTTCTTGTGAAGACCTCAAATCCCGGTGGCGGCTACCTGCAAGATCTCAGTGTCGATGGAAAGACGATCTATCAGTCCGTGGCGGAGCTGGTCACGGAACTGAACAAGTCTCGACTGGACGCTGATGGCTACGGGCCGGTTGGTGCGGTGGTTGGAGCAACCTATCCCGAGCAACTCGTTGAACTGCGGAAGGCGATGCCGCACAGTATTCTGTTGGTTCCCGGATTTGGGGCTCAGGGCGGATCGGCCGATGATGTGCGTGCGGCGATGGATGCCAATGGAGCCGGCGCGGTCGTGAACAGTTCTCGGCATATTGTCTTTGCTCACAAGCGTGAAGAGTTCTCGGTCGCTGCGGATGAGAGCAATTGGCAAGATGCGGTTCGGGCGGCGACCATTCAGATGAACGAGCAGCTGAAGGGCTAG
- a CDS encoding ketopantoate reductase family protein, with protein sequence MKISVLGAGAIGTMLGGLIRDNDPTCDVVLLGRGGHIQTIRDSGRVRLQGPWPERNVQVIGTDDPADIAGSDMVLVTVKSQATAEAISAAAPYLGAAIVVSVQNGFNDDALLQHVNEERLVMGITATNVTVPEPGTASLQFNGTIVLGPNAQGTNAASATAATKTLEKTGFRVFEEANVEGVRYNKLAINSPGYAASLSQSNFITEAVCHRGWRSAVGKPLADECLRVFDSAGVKLARIPKLPDIRKLRGFFGKLDSPLLGPIVGTGAKLIFNRRPIQFSLYQDLLKGKGTEVDHTLGEIVRLAERNGTTAPYNQMVIDLAREIENRGAGKFFTREEVIDRFRQIESR encoded by the coding sequence ATGAAAATCAGTGTTCTCGGAGCCGGCGCGATCGGCACCATGCTTGGCGGTTTGATCCGCGACAACGATCCGACTTGCGACGTCGTCTTGCTCGGCCGCGGAGGCCACATCCAAACAATCCGTGACTCCGGCCGCGTCCGACTGCAAGGACCTTGGCCTGAACGGAACGTCCAAGTCATCGGCACGGATGATCCAGCAGACATTGCCGGCTCGGACATGGTGTTGGTAACCGTCAAATCTCAAGCCACCGCGGAAGCCATCTCAGCCGCGGCACCTTACCTCGGTGCCGCAATCGTTGTCTCAGTTCAAAACGGATTCAACGACGATGCCTTGTTGCAACACGTCAACGAAGAACGCTTGGTCATGGGAATCACCGCGACCAACGTAACCGTCCCTGAACCTGGCACCGCCAGCCTTCAATTCAATGGCACAATCGTTCTCGGACCAAATGCTCAGGGAACCAATGCCGCATCCGCCACCGCGGCAACAAAAACACTTGAGAAAACCGGTTTTCGTGTATTCGAAGAAGCGAACGTGGAAGGCGTTCGGTACAACAAGCTCGCGATCAACTCTCCCGGTTACGCCGCTTCGCTATCGCAATCCAATTTCATCACCGAAGCCGTTTGCCATCGTGGGTGGAGAAGCGCCGTTGGCAAACCTTTGGCCGATGAATGCTTGCGAGTCTTCGACTCCGCAGGCGTCAAACTAGCCCGGATCCCAAAGCTTCCCGACATCCGAAAGTTGCGAGGCTTCTTTGGAAAACTCGACTCGCCTTTGCTTGGACCAATTGTCGGAACCGGCGCAAAATTGATCTTCAACCGACGCCCTATTCAGTTTTCGCTTTACCAAGATTTGCTGAAAGGCAAAGGCACCGAAGTCGACCACACGCTCGGTGAGATCGTCCGCTTGGCTGAACGGAATGGCACCACGGCTCCTTACAACCAAATGGTCATCGATTTGGCCCGAGAGATTGAAAACCGTGGGGCTGGCAAGTTCTTCACCCGCGAAGAAGTCATCGATCGCTTCCGACAAATCGAATCGCGATGA
- a CDS encoding GH3 auxin-responsive promoter family protein, protein MSPHPMTLLRRSMLRYKIGRLQRYLADAERARDIQRENLLHRIHQNADTAFGRDHGFSEIRTLEDFRRRVPIAGYEAARPYVDRVIQGETTALFPENTKVVMFATTSGTTDHPKMIPVTEDFYRQYKAGWQYWGTGVYRDYPHLLQMKSLQFSSHWNVTQTPSGAPCGNISGLAAETRPFYIGSLFVLPACVIQITEHLAKHYTALRLSLACDRVGKIVTANPSTLVEVAKFADTMKETLIRDIHDGTLTGDQPIPDAIRQQLRSRLRPNPRRARQLQQIVDRTGHLYPKDAWPDLTLLAVWTGGSVGLYLNQLPEYYGDAAIRDHGLSASEGRMTVPLQNGSPSGMLDYSSHHFEFIPESERDSKTPHVLEAWELTEGENYFIVLTTASGLYRYDIHDLVRCDGFCGQTPMLSFLNKGKNFCSFTGEKLSEHQVMQAMQQTLQSINAPSCTFTLAPTLGERPRYHLVLDDSSLPNLCERIGQELQNQLAQVNCEYADKCASGRIEPIQVTRVPAGTWEKLRASKTSKRGNFEEYKHPCLTNDPNFLQNLSKLDSASPS, encoded by the coding sequence ATGTCACCTCATCCAATGACGCTGCTGCGGCGTTCGATGCTGCGATACAAGATTGGACGACTGCAACGGTATCTCGCTGATGCGGAACGGGCTCGCGATATTCAGCGCGAAAACTTGCTGCATCGCATTCACCAGAACGCGGACACCGCCTTCGGACGCGACCACGGCTTTTCCGAAATCCGAACACTCGAAGACTTCCGCCGTCGCGTTCCAATCGCGGGCTACGAAGCAGCCCGCCCCTATGTCGACCGAGTCATTCAAGGCGAGACGACGGCGCTGTTCCCAGAGAACACCAAAGTCGTCATGTTCGCGACAACGTCTGGGACGACCGATCATCCAAAGATGATTCCGGTGACGGAGGATTTCTATCGACAATACAAAGCCGGCTGGCAGTACTGGGGCACAGGCGTCTACCGCGACTATCCCCATTTGCTGCAGATGAAATCGCTGCAGTTTTCGAGCCACTGGAACGTTACGCAAACGCCGTCGGGCGCCCCCTGTGGCAACATCAGCGGGTTGGCTGCGGAAACCCGGCCGTTTTATATCGGGTCGCTGTTCGTGCTGCCCGCCTGCGTCATCCAAATCACCGAACACCTGGCCAAACACTACACCGCGTTGCGACTAAGCCTCGCCTGCGATCGAGTCGGTAAAATCGTGACGGCCAACCCCAGCACCTTGGTGGAAGTTGCCAAGTTCGCGGACACGATGAAAGAGACTTTGATTCGTGATATCCATGACGGAACGCTCACCGGCGACCAACCCATCCCAGACGCGATTCGCCAACAACTTCGATCGCGGTTGCGTCCCAATCCTCGCCGCGCCCGACAACTTCAACAAATCGTCGACCGCACCGGGCATCTCTATCCCAAAGACGCCTGGCCGGACCTCACGCTACTCGCTGTTTGGACCGGAGGCTCAGTCGGACTTTATCTAAACCAGCTGCCAGAATATTACGGCGACGCCGCCATTCGTGATCACGGACTCTCGGCCAGCGAAGGTCGCATGACCGTTCCGCTGCAAAATGGCTCCCCCTCAGGCATGCTTGACTACAGCAGCCACCACTTCGAATTCATTCCTGAATCAGAACGAGATAGCAAAACACCGCACGTTTTGGAAGCTTGGGAACTTACCGAGGGCGAGAATTATTTCATCGTGTTGACGACGGCCAGTGGCCTGTATCGGTATGACATCCATGACTTGGTTCGCTGCGATGGTTTCTGTGGTCAAACCCCCATGCTCTCGTTCCTTAACAAAGGCAAGAACTTTTGCAGCTTCACCGGTGAAAAGCTGAGCGAACACCAAGTCATGCAGGCGATGCAGCAAACCCTGCAATCGATCAACGCTCCGTCTTGCACTTTCACGCTCGCACCTACACTCGGCGAACGCCCTCGATATCACTTGGTGCTCGACGACTCTTCTTTGCCAAATCTTTGCGAACGAATTGGCCAGGAACTGCAAAACCAATTGGCTCAAGTCAATTGCGAATACGCCGACAAGTGTGCCAGCGGACGTATCGAACCGATCCAAGTCACTCGCGTTCCCGCGGGAACGTGGGAGAAACTGAGGGCCAGCAAAACATCCAAACGGGGCAACTTCGAGGAATACAAACACCCGTGCCTGACGAACGACCCAAACTTTTTGCAAAACCTTAGCAAGCTGGATTCGGCATCACCCAGCTGA
- a CDS encoding DUF3127 domain-containing protein, translated as MSDSTVRGVVNVIEETKTYGQKGFRKRMVVLEQDKGSFSNYIPIEFTRDACDSVDEMNMGDEIEVAYRLNGRKWQRDPQSEVKYFVSVEALSYKVVGASGGNAGAGADAANDAFNEVDDEAPF; from the coding sequence ATGAGTGATTCAACAGTTCGAGGCGTGGTGAACGTGATCGAAGAAACCAAGACCTACGGTCAAAAAGGGTTTCGCAAACGAATGGTGGTTCTCGAACAAGACAAAGGTAGCTTCAGCAACTACATCCCCATCGAATTCACCCGCGATGCTTGCGACAGCGTCGACGAAATGAACATGGGCGACGAAATCGAAGTTGCGTACCGATTGAACGGCCGAAAATGGCAGCGGGATCCGCAAAGCGAAGTCAAATACTTCGTTAGCGTCGAAGCTTTGTCGTACAAAGTCGTCGGTGCTTCCGGCGGAAACGCGGGTGCGGGTGCGGACGCTGCCAACGATGCCTTCAACGAAGTCGACGACGAAGCTCCGTTCTGA